From one Oceanimonas doudoroffii genomic stretch:
- the rfbB gene encoding dTDP-glucose 4,6-dehydratase, with the protein MTKTFLITGGAGFIGSAVVRELINNSQHKVVNLDKLTYAGNLESLASVQDNPRYTFVQADICDAAAMQAVFEQHQPDIVMHLAAESHVDRSIDGPAEFIQTNIVGAYTLLETARHYWNTLKAGNSEKAKGFRFHHISTDEVYGDLHGTDDLFTETTPYAPSSPYSASKASSDHLVRAWQRTYSLPTLVTNCSNNYGPYHFPEKLIPLMILNALAGKPLPVYGDGKQIRDWLFVEDHARALILVAQQGAIGDTYNIGGHNEKQNIEVVRTLCDILQQLVPQEHSYHELITYVKDRPGHDVRYAIDASKIERELGWKPVETFETGLRKTVEWYLNNQGWWQRVQNGSYQGERLGASV; encoded by the coding sequence ATGACTAAAACTTTTCTAATCACCGGCGGCGCCGGATTTATCGGCTCGGCAGTAGTGCGCGAGCTGATTAACAACTCTCAGCACAAAGTAGTAAACCTGGACAAACTCACCTATGCCGGTAACCTGGAGTCGCTGGCCAGCGTGCAAGATAACCCACGCTACACCTTTGTTCAGGCGGATATTTGTGACGCAGCCGCCATGCAAGCGGTGTTTGAACAACACCAGCCCGACATAGTCATGCACCTGGCGGCCGAGAGCCACGTAGACCGTTCCATAGACGGCCCCGCCGAATTTATTCAAACCAATATAGTGGGCGCCTATACCTTGCTGGAAACCGCCCGTCACTACTGGAATACGCTGAAAGCAGGCAACAGTGAGAAAGCAAAAGGTTTTCGTTTTCATCATATATCCACCGATGAGGTCTACGGCGACCTGCACGGCACCGATGACCTGTTTACCGAAACCACTCCTTACGCACCCAGCTCACCTTATTCCGCCAGCAAGGCGAGCTCCGATCATCTGGTGCGGGCCTGGCAGCGTACCTATAGTTTGCCCACCCTGGTAACCAACTGCTCCAACAACTACGGGCCTTACCATTTTCCGGAAAAGCTGATCCCGCTGATGATCCTGAATGCCCTGGCCGGCAAGCCGCTGCCGGTGTATGGCGACGGCAAGCAAATTCGTGACTGGCTGTTTGTGGAAGACCATGCCCGTGCCCTGATCCTGGTGGCCCAGCAGGGTGCCATTGGCGACACCTACAACATTGGCGGCCATAACGAAAAACAAAACATAGAAGTGGTACGTACCCTCTGCGACATTCTGCAACAGCTGGTACCGCAAGAGCACAGCTACCATGAGCTGATCACCTATGTAAAAGATCGCCCGGGTCACGATGTGCGCTATGCCATAGACGCCTCAAAAATAGAGCGCGAGCTGGGCTGGAAGCCGGTTGAAACCTTTGAAACCGGCCTGCGCAAAACCGTGGAGTGGTACCTGAACAACCAGGGCTGGTGGCAGCGCGTGCAGAATGGCAGCTATCAGGGCGAGCGACTGGGAGCCAGCGTGTAA
- a CDS encoding chain-length determining protein: MHYFIKKQPHWAAALVAILAVAFYWFAWAADRYVSRATVVLESPQIAAPEFSFSSLIKGAGGHSDLLLLREHLLSTDMLKKVEAELPFREHYSQNGDLFASLRNANVPIEELHKYYKKRVSVELDEYAGVLNIEVQAFTPEFAHELAQLLLSAGEAHMNDMGQRLAEEQVKFLEQQTDRLGERLDEARANLLAFQNEHGLISPIHTVESLNQVVGTLEGELARLQARYTAAQSYQSTRSAELVQIRAEINALQQQIGKEQNRLAKETGSALNQISAGYQALELKAQFAQQTYSSALAALENTRIEAARKLKQVSVLQSPLQPEYATQPKRLYNASMFAIITLFLAFIANMMMLIIRDHRD, from the coding sequence ATGCATTACTTTATCAAAAAACAACCCCATTGGGCCGCCGCCCTGGTGGCGATTTTGGCCGTTGCCTTTTACTGGTTCGCCTGGGCGGCAGACAGATATGTATCCCGCGCCACCGTGGTGCTGGAAAGCCCGCAAATTGCCGCGCCTGAATTCAGCTTTTCCAGCCTTATCAAGGGGGCCGGCGGCCACAGCGATCTGCTGCTGCTGCGCGAGCATTTGCTCTCTACCGACATGCTCAAAAAGGTAGAAGCCGAACTGCCCTTTCGTGAGCACTACAGCCAGAACGGCGATCTGTTCGCCAGCCTGAGGAATGCAAATGTTCCCATTGAAGAGTTGCACAAATACTATAAAAAGCGCGTCAGCGTAGAGCTGGACGAATATGCCGGAGTGCTGAACATAGAAGTGCAGGCCTTTACCCCGGAATTTGCACACGAGCTGGCCCAACTGCTGCTAAGCGCCGGTGAGGCTCACATGAATGATATGGGCCAGCGCCTGGCAGAAGAGCAGGTAAAATTTCTTGAGCAACAAACAGATCGGTTAGGGGAAAGACTGGACGAGGCTCGCGCCAACCTGCTGGCATTTCAAAATGAGCATGGGCTAATCTCCCCCATCCACACGGTAGAAAGTCTTAATCAGGTGGTGGGCACGCTGGAAGGTGAGCTGGCCCGATTGCAGGCACGTTATACCGCCGCCCAAAGCTACCAGAGCACCCGCTCTGCCGAACTAGTGCAAATAAGAGCAGAAATAAACGCCCTGCAGCAACAAATTGGCAAAGAGCAAAATCGCCTGGCCAAAGAAACCGGCAGCGCCCTTAACCAGATTTCCGCCGGCTATCAAGCTTTGGAGCTGAAAGCCCAGTTTGCCCAGCAAACCTATTCCAGCGCCCTGGCGGCACTGGAAAACACCCGTATAGAAGCCGCCCGCAAACTCAAGCAGGTAAGCGTGCTGCAAAGCCCACTGCAGCCGGAGTACGCCACCCAGCCCAAGCGGCTCTATAACGCCAGCATGTTTGCCATTATCACCCTATTCCTGGCCTTTATTGCCAACATGATGATGCTGATCATTCGCGACCACCGGGATTAA
- a CDS encoding ABC transporter ATP-binding protein produces the protein MIKLSSLYKRYNNRDGREAPWVLKDINLTIPQNVSVGLLGRNGAGKSTLLRLIAGMDNPERGKVERHCRVSWPIGLSGGFQSSMTGRQNVKFVARVHGAGLNVQRIIDYVEEFAELGSAFDRPIKTYSSGMRSRLNFGLSLAFDFDVYLSDEATAVGDRAFKDKAAKAFKDKVGQSSLIMVSHSEGILKDLCQAGIYLKNGQAQWYDDINNAIAAYHKESNP, from the coding sequence ATGATTAAACTCAGCAGTCTTTACAAACGCTACAACAACCGCGATGGTCGAGAAGCCCCCTGGGTGTTAAAAGATATTAACCTCACCATTCCTCAAAACGTAAGTGTGGGATTGCTGGGCCGCAACGGCGCCGGCAAAAGCACCCTGTTGCGACTGATTGCCGGTATGGACAATCCTGAGCGGGGCAAAGTAGAACGCCATTGTCGGGTATCCTGGCCTATTGGCCTTTCCGGGGGATTTCAAAGCTCCATGACCGGACGACAAAACGTAAAATTTGTGGCCAGGGTGCATGGCGCCGGTCTTAATGTGCAACGCATTATCGACTATGTGGAAGAGTTCGCCGAACTCGGCAGCGCCTTTGACCGTCCCATTAAAACCTACTCTTCCGGCATGCGCTCCCGGCTTAACTTTGGCCTGTCGCTCGCCTTCGACTTCGACGTTTACCTCTCGGATGAAGCCACCGCCGTGGGCGATCGAGCCTTTAAAGACAAAGCCGCCAAAGCCTTTAAAGACAAGGTGGGTCAGTCCAGCCTGATTATGGTGTCGCACTCCGAGGGCATACTCAAAGATCTGTGCCAGGCTGGCATTTACCTTAAAAACGGCCAGGCCCAATGGTATGACGACATCAACAACGCCATCGCGGCCTACCACAAAGAAAGCAATCCCTAA
- a CDS encoding ABC transporter permease, translated as MSTLQGRTPWQVTRSVWFAMFMREAVSRTMADRMGWFWMLFEPVAMITIMVLIRTQLRGASRLIVNADFIPWMITGMMGFFLVREGLSRSQGAINSAQALFAYRQVQPVDTVLVRTWVDGMLRTVVFVVFVAGGLLLGLDIFPDNTIRVLLGWTSLWALALGFALVVSVAAKLVPETGKIINMLSLPLMIISGVILPLNNLPHRILEYLMLNPIAHGLELLRAGFFEHYHTVHGTSVLYLWLWILGLNALGLLMHLRYKERLKAK; from the coding sequence ATGAGCACCCTGCAAGGCCGCACACCCTGGCAGGTGACCCGCAGCGTATGGTTTGCCATGTTTATGCGCGAAGCCGTTTCGCGCACTATGGCCGACCGCATGGGCTGGTTTTGGATGCTTTTTGAGCCGGTGGCAATGATCACCATTATGGTGCTGATTCGAACCCAGTTAAGAGGAGCCAGCAGGCTCATCGTGAATGCCGATTTCATTCCCTGGATGATCACCGGCATGATGGGTTTTTTTCTGGTGCGCGAAGGACTGAGCCGCAGCCAGGGCGCCATTAACTCCGCCCAGGCGCTGTTTGCCTATCGCCAGGTGCAACCGGTAGACACCGTGCTGGTTCGCACTTGGGTTGATGGCATGCTACGCACTGTAGTGTTTGTGGTCTTTGTGGCCGGGGGCTTGTTACTGGGGCTGGATATATTCCCCGACAACACCATTCGTGTTTTGCTGGGCTGGACCTCGCTGTGGGCACTGGCACTGGGCTTTGCACTGGTGGTATCGGTAGCCGCCAAACTAGTGCCGGAAACCGGAAAAATCATCAACATGCTCAGCCTGCCGCTGATGATCATCAGCGGCGTTATTCTGCCGCTGAACAACCTGCCCCACCGTATTCTGGAATATTTAATGCTCAACCCCATAGCGCACGGGCTGGAATTGCTGCGCGCGGGTTTTTTTGAGCATTACCATACGGTTCATGGCACCAGTGTGCTGTATTTGTGGCTGTGGATTCTGGGGCTCAATGCCCTGGGGCTGCTGATGCACCTGCGCTATAAAGAGAGGCTGAAAGCAAAATGA
- a CDS encoding polysaccharide biosynthesis/export family protein, protein MPLKKFIIPFGLLVLASQSHAQLIGADAGELPAEQNSRFAAPSESDQAAQNSNTQWQNNRYGVPGTTMAQQDYPSFGSHLFNGGFSGVRADGLNADYVITPGDQVTLRVWGAVEIDRVLPVDAQGNIFIPGVGPIKVQGIRHGQLDAKVRSAVNSIYSNNVQVYTNLQGVQPVSVFVTGYVQNPGRFAGTPSDSLLYFIDQAGGIDDATGSYRKVRVKRHGKTIATADLYAFLLNGTLPRVQFKDGDTIVVDERGPTVTVEGDVARPYRYELLRTGMTGQELLKLARLKSNVTHVLLRGARTQGPVSSYVKLNEFDRQQLNSGDQLVFSRDMRDNTIVVQLEGSYYGPSHFALPRDARLHELLNAIAVPQTMTDTSSISIKRVSVAERQKQALDESLARLETTYLGASSSTADEAEIRVREAELISQFIERARQVEPNGRLVLANNGQISDIRLQDGDVITIPEISDSVLISGEVLVPQSVVFNTERSAKDYIEGAGGFTEHADESRILVVRQNGEVREAADVTLRPGDEILVLPKAPTKNLQLAGTITQILYQIAIAAKVAVDI, encoded by the coding sequence ATGCCTTTAAAAAAATTCATCATTCCCTTTGGGCTACTCGTATTAGCGAGCCAGTCCCATGCCCAGCTGATTGGCGCCGATGCCGGCGAACTGCCCGCCGAGCAAAACAGTCGCTTTGCCGCGCCGTCCGAATCTGACCAGGCCGCGCAAAACAGCAATACCCAGTGGCAAAACAACCGCTATGGTGTGCCCGGCACGACCATGGCACAGCAAGACTACCCAAGCTTTGGCAGCCATTTGTTCAACGGCGGCTTCAGCGGCGTGCGTGCCGACGGCCTTAACGCCGATTATGTGATCACCCCAGGTGATCAGGTTACCCTGCGGGTGTGGGGTGCGGTTGAAATAGACCGGGTGCTGCCGGTGGATGCTCAAGGCAACATTTTTATTCCCGGCGTGGGCCCCATCAAGGTTCAGGGCATAAGGCACGGCCAGCTGGATGCCAAGGTGCGCAGCGCCGTTAACTCCATCTATTCCAACAACGTGCAGGTATACACCAACCTGCAGGGTGTGCAGCCGGTGTCTGTGTTTGTTACCGGCTATGTGCAAAACCCCGGTCGCTTTGCCGGCACCCCCAGCGACTCGCTGCTGTATTTCATAGACCAGGCTGGCGGCATAGACGATGCCACCGGCAGCTACCGCAAGGTGCGAGTAAAGCGCCACGGCAAAACCATTGCCACCGCCGACCTCTACGCCTTTTTGCTGAACGGCACCCTGCCCCGCGTGCAGTTTAAAGACGGCGACACCATAGTAGTGGACGAGCGCGGCCCCACCGTGACGGTGGAAGGCGACGTGGCCCGCCCCTATCGCTACGAGCTGCTGCGCACCGGCATGACCGGCCAGGAGCTGCTTAAACTGGCCCGGCTCAAGTCGAACGTGACCCATGTGCTGCTGCGCGGTGCCCGCACTCAGGGGCCGGTTTCCAGCTATGTGAAGCTGAACGAATTCGACCGGCAGCAACTGAACAGCGGCGATCAGCTGGTGTTCAGCCGCGATATGCGCGACAACACCATAGTGGTGCAGCTTGAGGGCAGCTACTACGGCCCCTCACACTTTGCCCTGCCTCGGGATGCGCGCCTGCATGAGCTGCTGAACGCCATTGCCGTGCCGCAAACCATGACCGACACCAGCAGTATCTCCATCAAGCGGGTCAGCGTGGCCGAACGCCAGAAACAGGCCCTGGATGAAAGCCTGGCCCGGCTGGAAACCACCTACCTGGGTGCCTCCTCCTCCACCGCCGATGAAGCAGAAATTCGCGTGCGCGAAGCCGAGCTGATCAGCCAGTTTATTGAACGGGCCCGCCAGGTGGAGCCCAATGGCCGCCTGGTGCTGGCCAACAACGGCCAGATCAGCGACATTCGCCTGCAGGACGGTGACGTTATCACCATTCCCGAAATTTCCGATTCCGTGCTGATAAGCGGTGAAGTACTGGTGCCCCAGTCAGTAGTATTTAACACCGAGCGCAGTGCCAAGGATTATATAGAAGGCGCGGGCGGCTTTACCGAGCATGCAGATGAGAGCCGCATTCTGGTGGTGCGCCAGAATGGTGAAGTGCGTGAGGCGGCAGATGTGACCTTGCGCCCGGGTGATGAGATTTTGGTGTTGCCCAAGGCCCCCACCAAAAACCTGCAATTGGCCGGCACCATCACCCAGATCCTTTACCAGATTGCCATTGCCGCCAAAGTGGCGGTGGACATTTAA
- a CDS encoding DVU3141 family protein: protein MSFVSKALAGPIAVLCLLTLAGCATQQPQDNQASINNDSLHQFLESTAPHATASLPASPWGANVQVTAGAAYFAASGKTCRSLQVTQAIGSQEEHIACKGQNGQWQLSRAITQQP from the coding sequence ATGTCTTTTGTCAGCAAAGCCCTTGCAGGCCCGATTGCCGTTTTATGCCTGCTCACCCTCGCCGGGTGCGCTACCCAGCAACCACAAGATAACCAGGCCAGCATTAACAACGACTCACTCCACCAATTTCTTGAGTCGACCGCCCCCCATGCCACCGCCTCCCTCCCCGCCAGCCCCTGGGGTGCCAACGTCCAGGTTACCGCCGGCGCCGCCTACTTCGCCGCCAGCGGAAAAACCTGCCGCTCGCTGCAGGTAACCCAAGCCATCGGCAGCCAGGAAGAACACATTGCCTGCAAAGGCCAAAACGGCCAGTGGCAGCTTTCGCGAGCCATAACACAACAGCCGTAA
- a CDS encoding capsule biosynthesis protein — translation MKSALLLQGPLGPFFQHFSRFLSEQGIFVHKIHFNGGDGCWPCRGTNVHYTGSLPEWRHFLHNYISEHGIDTVFCYSDCREYHAVARHYCLSHNIRFFVFEEGYLRPHYITLEQNGVNAHSPWFGKLADELITQNPEHVKHQFDIRASFKRRIYYAMRYYFSMHCCRWRFRHYVHHRHRSCWTEGIAWLKGWYTKYTHTAHDRGLQQRLIDQHSKHIFLVPLQVADDFQIRAHSPFEDVAESIRHIMRSFAACASRQDVLLFKHHPMDRGYTNYTQLINTLAAEQGIEGRVFYGFELHLPDLYQHCKGVVTVNSTVGMSALFHHVPTITLGKALYDIPGLTSQGPLATFWRTPQPVNVGLFKRLRAFLLERTQLNGSFYAEADNTCRQIWQRLQQQAQPPIKVSPQVAYRQSEKANRGKRRVA, via the coding sequence ATGAAATCAGCCTTGCTACTTCAAGGGCCGCTTGGGCCTTTTTTTCAGCACTTTTCCCGCTTTTTAAGCGAGCAGGGCATTTTTGTACACAAAATTCACTTCAACGGCGGCGATGGCTGCTGGCCCTGCCGGGGCACCAATGTGCACTACACCGGCTCCCTGCCGGAATGGCGCCACTTTCTGCACAACTACATTAGCGAGCACGGCATTGACACCGTGTTCTGTTACAGCGACTGTCGCGAATATCACGCCGTGGCCCGCCACTATTGCCTGAGCCATAACATTCGTTTTTTTGTGTTTGAAGAAGGCTACCTGCGTCCGCACTACATTACCCTGGAGCAAAACGGCGTTAACGCCCACAGCCCCTGGTTTGGCAAACTGGCAGACGAACTGATTACACAAAACCCCGAGCACGTAAAGCACCAGTTCGACATTCGCGCCAGCTTTAAACGCCGCATTTATTACGCCATGCGTTATTACTTCAGCATGCATTGCTGCCGCTGGCGCTTTCGGCACTATGTGCACCATCGTCATCGTTCATGCTGGACAGAAGGCATTGCCTGGCTCAAGGGCTGGTATACCAAATATACCCACACCGCCCATGACCGAGGCCTGCAGCAGCGCCTGATTGACCAGCACTCCAAACACATTTTTCTGGTGCCATTGCAGGTGGCCGACGATTTTCAGATCCGGGCCCACTCGCCCTTTGAGGACGTGGCCGAGTCCATTCGGCACATTATGCGTTCCTTTGCCGCCTGCGCTTCCCGGCAAGACGTGCTGCTGTTCAAACACCACCCCATGGACCGTGGCTACACCAACTACACCCAACTGATTAACACCCTGGCCGCCGAGCAGGGCATTGAAGGCAGGGTATTTTACGGCTTTGAGCTGCACCTGCCGGATCTCTACCAGCACTGCAAGGGCGTGGTAACGGTAAACAGCACGGTGGGCATGTCGGCCCTGTTTCACCATGTGCCCACCATTACCCTGGGCAAGGCGTTGTATGACATTCCGGGACTCACCAGCCAGGGGCCACTGGCCACCTTCTGGCGCACGCCGCAGCCGGTGAACGTGGGCCTGTTTAAACGGCTGCGGGCCTTTTTGCTGGAGCGCACCCAGCTGAACGGCAGCTTCTATGCTGAGGCAGACAACACCTGCCGGCAAATTTGGCAGCGCCTGCAACAACAGGCCCAGCCCCCGATCAAGGTTTCACCACAGGTGGCTTATCGACAGTCCGAAAAGGCCAACAGAGGCAAGCGAAGGGTTGCCTGA
- a CDS encoding cytochrome P450: MSCPVFPKPAKSKASLWKVFFTKRHSWLDALYERSYGMKMGEYKLPGLTLYMVNQPELVRKVMVQNMADFPKHAMLGDILEPLLGESIFTTNGEQWQKQRDMLDPAFKHARVQQVFGLMQHAVADMLARLEAHQPGQDIDPEMTFVTADIIFRTIMSASLDAEQANRILDAFVRFQAESPRLALRKMFKLPGFLQRGASERKRLAAAKEIRTTIEDIIRPRYRQAEAARAGCPQSQTELENQQDILSSLLLAKDASTGQPFGFDEIVDQISMLFLAGHETTASSLTWSLYLLATHPHIQQDAYEEVTRVLAAQPMGVEALRKMVLVRDVFREALRLYPPVGFFARECAHASEMRDKKMKAGSSVMVSPWLIHRHTDYWHEPHRFDPYRFTSKQLKTPLSKAYLPFGAGPRVCIGAAFAQQESSLILASILQHYHLSLPDGFKPRPVGRLTIRSDNGLRLILTPRNKQPQ; encoded by the coding sequence ATGAGCTGCCCGGTGTTTCCCAAACCCGCCAAAAGCAAGGCCTCGCTGTGGAAAGTATTTTTCACCAAGCGTCACTCCTGGCTGGACGCCCTGTATGAACGCAGCTATGGCATGAAGATGGGGGAATACAAACTGCCGGGGCTCACCCTGTATATGGTGAACCAGCCCGAGCTGGTGCGAAAAGTCATGGTGCAGAACATGGCCGACTTTCCCAAGCACGCCATGCTGGGGGACATTCTCGAGCCGCTGCTGGGCGAAAGCATTTTCACCACCAACGGTGAGCAGTGGCAAAAGCAGCGCGACATGCTCGACCCCGCCTTCAAGCATGCTCGAGTGCAGCAGGTGTTCGGACTGATGCAGCACGCCGTGGCCGACATGCTCGCGCGGCTTGAGGCCCATCAGCCGGGGCAGGACATAGACCCGGAAATGACCTTTGTGACCGCCGACATCATCTTTCGCACCATAATGTCGGCCAGCCTCGATGCCGAGCAGGCCAACCGCATTCTCGATGCCTTTGTGCGCTTTCAGGCCGAATCCCCCAGGCTGGCACTGAGAAAAATGTTCAAACTGCCCGGTTTTTTGCAGCGGGGCGCCAGCGAGCGCAAACGCCTGGCCGCGGCAAAAGAAATTCGCACCACCATAGAAGACATTATTCGCCCCCGCTACCGGCAGGCCGAAGCCGCTCGCGCCGGCTGCCCGCAGTCACAAACCGAGCTGGAGAACCAGCAGGATATTTTGTCTTCCCTGCTGCTGGCCAAAGACGCCAGCACCGGTCAGCCGTTCGGCTTTGATGAAATCGTGGATCAGATCTCCATGCTGTTTCTGGCCGGCCACGAAACCACCGCAAGCTCGCTGACCTGGTCGCTGTATTTGCTGGCCACCCACCCGCACATACAGCAAGACGCTTATGAAGAAGTCACTCGCGTGCTGGCCGCGCAGCCCATGGGGGTGGAAGCCCTGCGCAAAATGGTGCTGGTGCGCGATGTGTTCCGTGAAGCCCTGCGGCTTTACCCGCCGGTGGGCTTTTTTGCCCGCGAGTGTGCCCACGCCAGTGAAATGAGAGACAAAAAAATGAAGGCGGGCAGCTCGGTGATGGTCTCACCCTGGCTCATTCACCGCCACACAGACTACTGGCACGAGCCGCACCGGTTCGACCCCTATCGTTTTACCAGCAAGCAACTGAAAACCCCGCTCAGCAAAGCCTACCTGCCCTTTGGCGCCGGCCCGCGGGTGTGCATTGGTGCCGCCTTTGCCCAGCAGGAGTCCAGCCTGATACTGGCGAGCATTCTGCAGCACTACCACCTTAGCCTGCCCGATGGCTTTAAGCCCCGGCCCGTGGGCCGGCTGACCATTCGCTCCGACAACGGGCTGCGGCTTATTCTGACGCCAAGGAACAAACAACCACAATGA
- a CDS encoding GIY-YIG nuclease family protein yields the protein MFKAPAVYIVTNKRNGTLYIGVTSNLVQRIWQHRQHEADGFTAKYDLHRLIYFESHSSMYDAITREKQLKRWKRDWKIRLIEEFNPHWQDLWNDII from the coding sequence ATGTTCAAGGCTCCTGCTGTTTATATCGTAACCAATAAGCGTAATGGGACCCTGTATATTGGGGTGACCAGCAATCTGGTACAGCGTATCTGGCAGCACAGACAGCATGAAGCTGATGGTTTCACAGCGAAATATGATCTTCACCGGCTGATTTATTTTGAGTCACACAGCAGCATGTATGATGCGATAACCAGAGAAAAGCAACTTAAAAGATGGAAACGCGACTGGAAGATACGGCTTATTGAGGAGTTCAATCCTCACTGGCAGGATTTGTGGAATGATATTATTTGA
- the adk gene encoding adenylate kinase, which translates to MRIVLLGAPGAGKGTQAQFIMEKFGIPQISTGDMLRAAIKAGTPLGLKAKEVMDKGQLVSDDIIIGLVKERISQDDCAKGFLLDGFPRTIPQADAMKEAGVAVDHVLEFAVPDEEIVKRMSGRRVHPGSGRVYHLVYNPPKVEGKDDVTGEELVIRADDEESTVRKRLAVYHEQTAPLIDYYKQEAEAGHTQHHKVDGTQSVEAVSRELTSILA; encoded by the coding sequence ATGCGCATCGTTTTGCTGGGTGCACCGGGCGCGGGTAAGGGAACGCAAGCTCAGTTCATCATGGAGAAGTTCGGTATTCCGCAAATTTCGACTGGCGACATGCTGCGTGCCGCTATCAAGGCCGGTACCCCGCTGGGCCTGAAGGCCAAAGAAGTGATGGACAAGGGCCAGCTGGTGTCTGACGACATCATCATCGGCCTGGTCAAGGAGCGCATCAGCCAGGACGATTGCGCCAAGGGCTTTTTGCTCGACGGTTTCCCCCGCACCATTCCCCAGGCCGACGCCATGAAGGAAGCCGGTGTTGCCGTGGATCATGTGCTGGAATTCGCCGTGCCCGACGAAGAGATCGTCAAGCGCATGAGCGGCCGCCGCGTGCACCCGGGCTCCGGTCGGGTTTATCACCTGGTATACAACCCGCCCAAAGTGGAAGGTAAAGACGACGTGACCGGTGAAGAGCTGGTGATCCGCGCCGACGACGAAGAAAGCACCGTGCGCAAGCGTCTGGCCGTGTATCACGAGCAAACCGCTCCGCTGATCGATTACTACAAGCAGGAAGCCGAAGCCGGCCACACCCAGCACCACAAGGTGGATGGCACCCAGTCGGTGGAAGCGGTCAGCCGGGAGCTGACCAGCATTCTGGCTTAA
- the hemH gene encoding ferrochelatase produces the protein MKTGVLLVNLGTPSAPTSAAVKAFLSQFLHDYRVVDLPRSLWCPLLHGIILPFRSPKVAKLYQSIWWPEGSPLMVVSRRQQAALQKALQDEGIDVPVALGMSYGEPSIASAWQQLKEQGVDRVIVLPLYPQYSVSTTASVFDSWARLMKKERLVPALRFVHNYHDFSGYIGALADSVRAHWQEHGRGDLLLLSYHGIPKRFENQGDPYGQQCHRTSELLAEELGLEPHQWRTTFQSRFGREEWLKPYTDETMKALPKEGVKKLDVICPAFSADCLETLEEIAEQNQELFIKAGGEQYRYIPALNDNPAHIRMLVDLVCRELV, from the coding sequence GTGAAAACAGGCGTTTTACTGGTCAACCTGGGTACGCCTTCCGCCCCCACCTCGGCGGCGGTAAAGGCCTTTCTCAGTCAGTTTCTGCACGACTACCGGGTGGTGGACTTGCCCCGCTCGCTGTGGTGTCCGTTGCTTCATGGCATTATTCTGCCGTTTCGTTCGCCCAAGGTGGCCAAACTCTATCAATCCATCTGGTGGCCGGAAGGCTCGCCGCTGATGGTGGTCAGTCGTCGTCAGCAGGCGGCATTGCAAAAGGCGCTGCAGGATGAAGGCATAGACGTGCCGGTGGCGCTGGGCATGAGCTATGGCGAGCCGTCCATTGCCTCGGCCTGGCAGCAGCTCAAGGAGCAGGGCGTAGACCGGGTCATTGTGCTGCCGCTGTATCCGCAGTACTCCGTCAGCACCACCGCCTCGGTGTTTGACAGCTGGGCCAGATTAATGAAGAAGGAGCGGCTGGTGCCGGCCTTGCGGTTTGTGCATAACTATCACGACTTCAGTGGCTACATCGGCGCCCTGGCCGACTCGGTGCGGGCCCACTGGCAGGAGCACGGCCGGGGCGACCTGTTGCTGCTCTCTTACCACGGCATTCCCAAGCGCTTTGAAAACCAGGGCGACCCTTACGGTCAGCAGTGCCATCGCACTTCCGAACTGCTGGCGGAAGAGTTGGGGCTGGAGCCGCATCAGTGGCGCACCACCTTTCAGTCGCGTTTTGGCCGGGAAGAGTGGCTCAAGCCCTATACCGACGAAACCATGAAGGCGCTGCCAAAGGAAGGGGTGAAAAAGCTGGACGTGATCTGCCCGGCCTTTTCTGCCGACTGCCTGGAAACCCTGGAAGAGATCGCCGAGCAAAACCAGGAGCTGTTCATCAAGGCCGGGGGCGAGCAGTATCGCTATATTCCCGCCCTGAACGACAACCCCGCCCATATTCGCATGCTGGTGGATCTGGTCTGCCGCGAGCTGGTGTGA
- a CDS encoding cell division inhibitor, producing MMNLSLIRKQALIPSQQALPHCHSAALNTAPQPEVLTRLAALSHGNGGWILVANAPTRLCRQRLAAAGINPARVLDAQRLTPQQLQRALASPTIAAVVCWQQQDETFLHQRQADARLFVIGPAVPGNPLH from the coding sequence ATGATGAACCTTTCGTTAATCCGCAAGCAGGCATTGATCCCATCGCAGCAGGCGCTGCCCCACTGTCATTCCGCCGCGCTCAACACGGCACCGCAACCCGAGGTGCTCACTCGGCTGGCGGCCCTGAGCCACGGCAACGGCGGCTGGATCCTGGTGGCCAATGCCCCCACCCGCTTGTGCCGTCAACGCCTTGCCGCCGCCGGCATCAACCCGGCCCGCGTGCTGGACGCCCAGCGGCTTACCCCACAGCAACTGCAGCGAGCGCTGGCCAGCCCGACCATTGCCGCCGTGGTGTGCTGGCAACAGCAAGATGAAACCTTTTTGCACCAGCGGCAAGCCGATGCGCGCCTTTTTGTGATCGGACCGGCAGTGCCGGGCAACCCGCTGCACTGA